One part of the Cyprinus carpio isolate SPL01 chromosome A25, ASM1834038v1, whole genome shotgun sequence genome encodes these proteins:
- the myo5c gene encoding unconventional myosin-Vc isoform X2, producing the protein MALSELYTKYNRVWIPDAEHVWQSAEILTDFKPGETVLELQLEDGTELQYPLEGGEKLPPLRNPDILVGENDLTALSYLHEPAVLHNLKVRFVESKIIYTYCGIILVAVNPYKTLPIYGDAVIHAYSGQNMGDLDPHIFAVAEEAYKQMARNNKNQSIIVSGESGAGKTVSARFAMRYFAVVSKSGSKTRVEDKVLASNPITEAIGNAKTTRNDNSSRFGKYTEISFDKRYQIIGANMRTYLLEKSRVVFQSENERNYHIFYQMCACANQPEFKGLRLLAAEKFNYTRLGGETEIEGVDDRADMAETRRTFSLLGLKDSFQADVFKVLAAILHLGNVVIKENGSEKSSIGSRDPHLAIFCELMGVNMDNMSRWLCHRRIVLSSETVVKPQPKERAINARDALAKHIYAHLFDWVIHKINQALMIPGKQHSFIGVLDIYGFETFDVNSFEQFCINYANEKLQQQFNLHVFKLEQEEYMKEDIPWTLIDFYDNQPVIDLIEARMGILDLLDEECLFLQGTDKNWLQKLYNFLGSKPLFEKPRMSNDSFVIQHFADKVEYQCKGFLEKNRDTLYEELVEIMRTSQNALLADFFKEEEPNSSHKNIKVTPAHPRVKASNKQLRTTVGDKFRSSLYLLMETLNATTPHYVRCIKPNEEKLPFEYDSKRVVQQLRACGVLETIRISAQSYPSRWTYIEFFSRYSILMSQTELKLGEKKQTCKTVLQRLIPDSNQYKFGRSKIFFRAGQVAYLEKLRLDHLRAACVTIQKHVRGWRQRHRFLHMRQAAITIQQYVRGKKQIRRCITALALKQAWAAVIIQRHCRGYLVRRIYHLVLRAAVIIQAYTRGWTARKRYRKMVAEHKALVLQKYARAWLVRRRFQTMRRLVINVQLSYRVQQLRKKIEEQNKENLGLMEKLTSLSNARAQGLEKIQALEAELGKLTNEMAALEASARTKSEEADQTIALLQSDREKLTEANKALEQTLKETTLQMQDQFEDVKRKLMEDLEREERFRKVAEHNSELQKEDSDKEIVVLKEESRRLREERIRLQTQVEEDQKINAELQEQVLQLTKHVKVIPDLRKEINSLQMQRAEADKTVRAQNLQARAKMSLITRQLLGEAKEEILIQRLNEEALDKGDGADLLAAFDAMEKAAKVMETQQREQKDTYKSQLEALVFKNEHLNKENEQLQALFQEKSNVNQSIGQEVARLSAENMVIPELKQQVSELNRHKQELETQLQEQSSEMSAKIKELSNELQLAVEEQQSQRRHLEEEITESERRREEMERQVADLQEENQQLQKAQLSESEAKNKLRQDTSRLTAENMDFEEQLDMKDRLIKRLQDQIKALQTHATANQKAAPAVPKEYLGMLEYKKEDEGRLIRTLILELKPRGVGVLMIPGLAAHLLFMCVRHGDYLNDGNKLKSLMNGIISAIKEVITNHQESFEVLSFWLSNTYHFLNCLKQYSGDEEFMKHNTPRQNKNCLRNFDLSEHRQILSDLAINIYHQFISVMEDALFPMIIPGMLEHESLQGISSMKPTGFRKRSNSVTDILQKLDAFHTSMVQHGMEPQLQGQVIRQLFFLIGATSVNSILLRKDLCSCRKGMQIRCNISYLEEWLREKDLQSSCAMETLGSLSQVAWLLQVSKTTDEDAAEIKQRCSELSPVQIVKILNSYTPIDDFEKRVTPSFVRKVQALLQEREGSSQLMMDSQYRFQVTFPFCSSAQALELLQVPSNLRLGFVTRI; encoded by the exons ATGGCTCTGTCGGAGTTGTATACAAAG TATAACAGGGTGTGGATCCCTGATGCGGAACATGTTTGGCAATCTGCGGAGATTCTGACAGATTTCAAGCCTGGTGAGACTGTGCTGGAACTACAGCTGGAGGATGGCACG GAGTTGCAGTATCCTCTGGAAGGGGGTGAGAAGTTGCCACCCCTCCGTAACCCGGACATCCTGGTGGGTGAGAACGACCTCACGGCCCTCAGTTACCTTCATGAGCCGGCCGTGCTTCACAACCTCAAAGTCCGATTTGTCGAGTCCAAAATCATCTACACATATTGCG GAATTATCCTGGTGGCAGTCAATCCATACAAAACGCTTCCGATCTATGGAGATGCGGTCATCCATGCTTACTCTGGTCAAAACATGGGCGACCTGGACCCTCATATATTTGCTGTGGCTGAAGAGGCCTACAAACAAATGGCCAG GAATAACAAGAATCAGTCCATCATTGTGAGCGGTGAGTCCGGGGCTGGAAAGACTGTATCTGCTCGCTTTGCTATGAGGTACTTCGCTGTGGTTAGCAAATCTGGCAGCAAAACGCGGGTGGAAGACAAAGTTTTGGCATCCAACCCGATCACTGAG GCCATTGGAAATGCAAAAACAACCAGAAATGACAACAGCAGTCGATTTGGGAAGTACACTGAGATCAGCTTCGACAAAAGATACCAAATCATTGGTGCCAACATGAGGACATACCTTCTGGAAAAGTCAAGGGTGGTTTTTCAG TCAGAGAATGAGAGAAATTATCACATCTTCTACcaaatgtgtgcatgtgcaaaCCAGCCGGAGTTTAAAGGCTTAAGACTGT TGGCCGCAGAGAAGTTTAATTACACACGTTTGGGTGGTGAGACAGAGATCGAAGGTGTGGACGACCGCGCTGACATGGCAGAAACACGCAGAACTTTCAGTCTACTTG GTCTTAAGGACAGTTTTCAGGCTGACGTGTTTAAGGTGCTCGCTGCGATTCTGCATTTGGGAAACGTGGTTATCAAGGAGAACGGCTCTGAGAAATCGTCCATCGGT TCCAGAGACCCTCACTTGGCCATATTCTGTGAGCTGATGGGCGTCAACATGGACAACATGAGCCGCTGGCTGTGTCACAGACGGATAGTCCTGTCATCAGAGACAGTGGTGAAACCGCAGCCCAAGGAACGTGCCATCAACGCCCGTGATGCCCTTGCCAAACACATCTACGCCCATCTTTTCGACTGGGTCATCCACAAGATCAACCAGGCACTAATGATCCCTGGGAAACAACATTCATTTATTGGGGTGTTGGATATTTATGG ATTTGAGACCTTTGACGTGAACAGTTTCGAGCAGTTCTGCATCAACTACGCCAACGAGAAGCTGCAGCAGCAGTTCAACCTG CACGTGTTTAAACTGGAGCAGGAGGAGTACATGAAAGAGGATATTCCCTGGACGCTGATCGATTTCTATGACAATCAGCCTGTTATTGATCTCATCGAGGCTAGGATGGGCATTCTGGACCTTTTAGATGAGGAGTGTCTG TTCCTGCAGGGCACTGATAAAAACTGGCTGCAAAAGCTGTACAATTTTCTAGGCTCAAAGCCGCTGTTTGAGAAACCCCGGATGTCTAATGACTCTTTCGTGATCCAGcattttgctgataag gtagaaTATCAGTGTAAAGGTTTTTTGGAGAAGAACAGAGACACACTGTATGAAGAGCTGGTGGAAATCATGCGCACTAGTCAG aatgctctcttggcagatttttttaaagaggaGGAACCAAATTCTAGCCATAAAAATATCAAGGTGACACCGGCACATCCCAGAGTCAAAGCTTCAAACAAGCAGCTGAGAACCACTGTAGGAGACAAG TTTCGAAGTTCCTTGTACCTGTTAATGGAAACGCTGAATGCTACAACACCTCATTATGTGCGCTGCATTAAACCCAATGAGGAGAAACTGCCGTTTGA gtACGACTCAAAGCGTGTGGTGCAGCAGCTGAGGGCCTGTGGTGTGCTGGAGACCATCCGTATCAGTGCCCAGAGTTACCCGTCCAG ATGGACGTACATAGAGTTTTTCAGCCGTTACAGTATATTGATGAGCCAGACGGAGCTGAAGCTGGGAGAGAAGAAGCAGACGTGCAAGACGGTTCTGCAGAGACTCATTCCT GATTCCAACCAGTACAAGTTCGGTCGGAGTAAGATCTTCTTCCGGGCGGGACAGGTGGCGTACCTGGAGAAGCTGCGTTTGGATCATCTTCGTGCGGCGTGCGTGACCATCCAGAAGCACGTGAGGGGCTGGAGGCAGAGACACAGGTTCCTGCACATGAGACAAGCTGCCATCACTATCCAACAGTACGTGCGCGGAAAGAAACAGATCAG ACGCTGTATAACAGCTCTGGCGCTGAAGCAGGCCTGGGCCGCTGTGATCATCCAGAGACACTGTCGTGGGTATCTGGTCCGGAGGATTTACCATCTCGTCCTGAGGGCTGCAGTCATCATACAGGCCTACACCAGAGGATGGACGGCCCGCAAGCGCTACCGAAAG ATGGTGGCAGAACACAAGGCTCTGGTTCTGCAGAAATACGCTCGAGCTTGGCTGGTGCGCCGGCGCTTTCAAACCATGCGGCGGCTGGTCATCAACGTGCAGCTCTCGTACCGAGTCCAGCAGCTGCGCAAGAAAATAGAAGAGCAG AATAAAGAGAACCTAGGCCTTATGGAAAAACTCACCAGTTTGTCTAATGCACGTGCTCAAGGACTAGAAAAGATCCAGGCTCTGGAGGCGGAGCTTGGAAAGCTAACCAATGAGATGGCAGCTTTAGAAGCGAGCGCGAGAACGAAGTCTGAAGAGGCCGATCAG ACAATCGCTCTGCTTCAGAGTGACAGAGAGAAACTCACCGAGGCGAATAAGGCTTTGGAGCAGACACTGAAAGAGACGACCCTGCAGATGCAAG ATCAATTTGAGGATGTAAAGAGAAAACTGATGGAGGATTTAGAAAGAGAGGAGAGATTCAGAAA GGTGGCGGAGCACAACAGTGAACTCCAGAAGGAAGACTCGGATAAAGAGATCGTCGTACTGAAAGAGGAAAGCCGTAGACTGAGAGAGGAGCGCATCAGGCTCCAGACGCAAGTGGAGGAGGACCAGAAGATCAATGCAGAACTGCAGGAACAAGTGCTGCAGCTCACCAAACACGTGAAG gTCATACCAGATTTACGGAAAGAAATCAACAGCCTGCAGATGCAGCGAGCTGAAGCTGATAAAACCGTGAGAGCTCAGAATCTACAAGCCAGAG CTAAGATGAGTTTGATCACCAGACAGCTGCTCGGTGAAGCTAAAGAGGAAATTCTCATCCAGAG ACTTAATGAAGAAGCCTTAGATAAAGGTGATGGAGCTGATCTTCTCGCTGCTTTTGACGCCATGGAGAAAGCTGCTAA GGTGATGGAAACTCAGCAGCGGGAGCAAAAGGACACTTATAAGAGTCAGCTGGAAGCTCTGGTCTTCAAAAAcgaacatttaaacaaagagAACGAGCAGCTTCAAGCTCTCTTTCAGGAGAAGAGCAACGTCAACCAAAGCATCGGACAGGAAGTGGCCCGTCTCTCTGCTGAGAACATG GTGATTCCAGAACTGAAGCAGCAGGTGTCAGAATTGAACCGCCACAAACAAGAGCTTGAGACACAGTTACAAGAGCAGAGCTCTGAGATGAGCG CAAAAATAAAGGAGTTATCAAACGAGCTTCAGCTCGCTGTTGAAGAGCAGCAATCACAGCGCAG GCACCTAGAGGAGGAGATTACAGAGAgcgagaggagaagagaagagatggaGAGACAGGTGGCTGACCTCCAGGAGGAGAACCAGCAGCTGCAGAAAGCCCAGCTCTCAGAGAGCGAAGCCAAGAACAAACTCAGACAGGACACATCACGCCTCACAGCTGAgaatatg GACTTTGAGGAGCAGCTGGACATGAAGGACAGACTGATAAAACGACTCCAAGACCAAATCAAAGCTCTTCAAACACATGCGACAG ccaatcagaaagcaGCACCGGCTGTGCCCAAAGAGTACTTGGGCATGTTGGAGTACAAGAAGGAGGACGAAGGCAGGCTGATCCGGACGCTTATACTGG AGCTGAAACCTCGCGGTGTGGGAGTGCTAATGATCCCTGGTCTGGCTGCACATCTCCTCTTCATGTGTGTGAGACACGGCGATTACCTCAACGATGGAAACAAACTCAAGTCCCTCATGAACGGCATCATCTCAGCCATCAAAGAGGTCATCACG AACCACCAGGAGAGTTTTGAAGTTCTGTCCTTCTGGCTCTCAAACACATATCACTTCCTCAACTGTCTCAAACAGTACAGCGGAGACGAG GAGTTCATGAAGCACAACACTCCTCGTCAGAACAAGAACTGCTTGAGGAACTTCGACCTGTCAGAGCACCGGCAGATTCTCAGCGACCTCGCCATCAACATCTACCATCAGTTCATCAGCGTGATGGAGGACGCGCTCTTTCCCATGATCA TCCCTGGGATGTTGGAGCACGAGAGTCTTCAGGGAATCTCCAGCATGAAGCCCACCGGTTTCCGCAAGCGCTCGAA CAGCGTCACAGACATCCTGCAGAAGCTCGACGCGTTCCACACCAGCATGGTGCAGCATGGCATGGAGCCGCAGCTGCAGGGTCAGGTCATAAGACAGCTGTTCTTCCTCATCGGAGCCACATCGGTGAACAGCATTCTGCTCCGCAAGGACCTGTGCTCCTGCCGCAAGGGCATGCAGATCAG GTGTAACATCAGTTATCTAGAGGAGTGGCTGCGAGAGAAGGATCTGCAGAGCAGCTGCGCCATGGAAACGCTGGGGTCGCTCTCTCAGGTCGCCTGGCTTCTTCAAGTCAGCAAGACCACAGATGAAGACGCAGCCGAGATCAAGCAGAGATGCTCTGAGCTCTCTCCTGTGCAG ATTGTGAAAATCCTTAACTCCTACACACCCATTGATGATTTCGAAAAGCGCGTCACTCCGTCGTTTGTCCGCAAAGTGCAG GCGTTGCTGCAGGAGCGCGAGGGGTCGTCTCAGCTGATGATGGATTCACAGTATCGCTTCCAGGTCACCTTTCCCTTCTGCTCCTCAGCACAAGCACTAGAACTCCTACAGGTGCCCAGCAACCTCCGTCTGGGCTTCGTCACTCGCATTTGA
- the myo5c gene encoding unconventional myosin-Vc isoform X1 produces the protein MALSELYTKYNRVWIPDAEHVWQSAEILTDFKPGETVLELQLEDGTELQYPLEGGEKLPPLRNPDILVGENDLTALSYLHEPAVLHNLKVRFVESKIIYTYCGIILVAVNPYKTLPIYGDAVIHAYSGQNMGDLDPHIFAVAEEAYKQMARNNKNQSIIVSGESGAGKTVSARFAMRYFAVVSKSGSKTRVEDKVLASNPITEAIGNAKTTRNDNSSRFGKYTEISFDKRYQIIGANMRTYLLEKSRVVFQSENERNYHIFYQMCACANQPEFKGLRLLAAEKFNYTRLGGETEIEGVDDRADMAETRRTFSLLGLKDSFQADVFKVLAAILHLGNVVIKENGSEKSSIGSRDPHLAIFCELMGVNMDNMSRWLCHRRIVLSSETVVKPQPKERAINARDALAKHIYAHLFDWVIHKINQALMIPGKQHSFIGVLDIYGFETFDVNSFEQFCINYANEKLQQQFNLHVFKLEQEEYMKEDIPWTLIDFYDNQPVIDLIEARMGILDLLDEECLFLQGTDKNWLQKLYNFLGSKPLFEKPRMSNDSFVIQHFADKVEYQCKGFLEKNRDTLYEELVEIMRTSQNALLADFFKEEEPNSSHKNIKVTPAHPRVKASNKQLRTTVGDKFRSSLYLLMETLNATTPHYVRCIKPNEEKLPFEYDSKRVVQQLRACGVLETIRISAQSYPSRWTYIEFFSRYSILMSQTELKLGEKKQTCKTVLQRLIPDSNQYKFGRSKIFFRAGQVAYLEKLRLDHLRAACVTIQKHVRGWRQRHRFLHMRQAAITIQQYVRGKKQIRRCITALALKQAWAAVIIQRHCRGYLVRRIYHLVLRAAVIIQAYTRGWTARKRYRKMVAEHKALVLQKYARAWLVRRRFQTMRRLVINVQLSYRVQQLRKKIEEQNKENLGLMEKLTSLSNARAQGLEKIQALEAELGKLTNEMAALEASARTKSEEADQTIALLQSDREKLTEANKALEQTLKETTLQMQDQFEDVKRKLMEDLEREERFRKVAEHNSELQKEDSDKEIVVLKEESRRLREERIRLQTQVEEDQKINAELQEQVLQLTKHVKVIPDLRKEINSLQMQRAEADKTVRAQNLQARAKMSLITRQLLGEAKEEILIQRLNEEALDKGDGADLLAAFDAMEKAAKVMETQQREQKDTYKSQLEALVFKNEHLNKENEQLQALFQEKSNVNQSIGQEVARLSAENMVIPELKQQVSELNRHKQELETQLQEQSSEMSAKIKELSNELQLAVEEQQSQRRHLEEEITESERRREEMERQVADLQEENQQLQKAQLSESEAKNKLRQDTSRLTAENMDFEEQLDMKDRLIKRLQDQIKALQTHATANQKAAPAVPKEYLGMLEYKKEDEGRLIRTLILELKPRGVGVLMIPGLAAHLLFMCVRHGDYLNDGNKLKSLMNGIISAIKEVITNHQESFEVLSFWLSNTYHFLNCLKQYSGDEEFMKHNTPRQNKNCLRNFDLSEHRQILSDLAINIYHQFISVMEDALFPMIIPGMLEHESLQGISSMKPTGFRKRSNSVYEDGGDHGGSEPFSVTDILQKLDAFHTSMVQHGMEPQLQGQVIRQLFFLIGATSVNSILLRKDLCSCRKGMQIRCNISYLEEWLREKDLQSSCAMETLGSLSQVAWLLQVSKTTDEDAAEIKQRCSELSPVQIVKILNSYTPIDDFEKRVTPSFVRKVQALLQEREGSSQLMMDSQYRFQVTFPFCSSAQALELLQVPSNLRLGFVTRI, from the exons ATGGCTCTGTCGGAGTTGTATACAAAG TATAACAGGGTGTGGATCCCTGATGCGGAACATGTTTGGCAATCTGCGGAGATTCTGACAGATTTCAAGCCTGGTGAGACTGTGCTGGAACTACAGCTGGAGGATGGCACG GAGTTGCAGTATCCTCTGGAAGGGGGTGAGAAGTTGCCACCCCTCCGTAACCCGGACATCCTGGTGGGTGAGAACGACCTCACGGCCCTCAGTTACCTTCATGAGCCGGCCGTGCTTCACAACCTCAAAGTCCGATTTGTCGAGTCCAAAATCATCTACACATATTGCG GAATTATCCTGGTGGCAGTCAATCCATACAAAACGCTTCCGATCTATGGAGATGCGGTCATCCATGCTTACTCTGGTCAAAACATGGGCGACCTGGACCCTCATATATTTGCTGTGGCTGAAGAGGCCTACAAACAAATGGCCAG GAATAACAAGAATCAGTCCATCATTGTGAGCGGTGAGTCCGGGGCTGGAAAGACTGTATCTGCTCGCTTTGCTATGAGGTACTTCGCTGTGGTTAGCAAATCTGGCAGCAAAACGCGGGTGGAAGACAAAGTTTTGGCATCCAACCCGATCACTGAG GCCATTGGAAATGCAAAAACAACCAGAAATGACAACAGCAGTCGATTTGGGAAGTACACTGAGATCAGCTTCGACAAAAGATACCAAATCATTGGTGCCAACATGAGGACATACCTTCTGGAAAAGTCAAGGGTGGTTTTTCAG TCAGAGAATGAGAGAAATTATCACATCTTCTACcaaatgtgtgcatgtgcaaaCCAGCCGGAGTTTAAAGGCTTAAGACTGT TGGCCGCAGAGAAGTTTAATTACACACGTTTGGGTGGTGAGACAGAGATCGAAGGTGTGGACGACCGCGCTGACATGGCAGAAACACGCAGAACTTTCAGTCTACTTG GTCTTAAGGACAGTTTTCAGGCTGACGTGTTTAAGGTGCTCGCTGCGATTCTGCATTTGGGAAACGTGGTTATCAAGGAGAACGGCTCTGAGAAATCGTCCATCGGT TCCAGAGACCCTCACTTGGCCATATTCTGTGAGCTGATGGGCGTCAACATGGACAACATGAGCCGCTGGCTGTGTCACAGACGGATAGTCCTGTCATCAGAGACAGTGGTGAAACCGCAGCCCAAGGAACGTGCCATCAACGCCCGTGATGCCCTTGCCAAACACATCTACGCCCATCTTTTCGACTGGGTCATCCACAAGATCAACCAGGCACTAATGATCCCTGGGAAACAACATTCATTTATTGGGGTGTTGGATATTTATGG ATTTGAGACCTTTGACGTGAACAGTTTCGAGCAGTTCTGCATCAACTACGCCAACGAGAAGCTGCAGCAGCAGTTCAACCTG CACGTGTTTAAACTGGAGCAGGAGGAGTACATGAAAGAGGATATTCCCTGGACGCTGATCGATTTCTATGACAATCAGCCTGTTATTGATCTCATCGAGGCTAGGATGGGCATTCTGGACCTTTTAGATGAGGAGTGTCTG TTCCTGCAGGGCACTGATAAAAACTGGCTGCAAAAGCTGTACAATTTTCTAGGCTCAAAGCCGCTGTTTGAGAAACCCCGGATGTCTAATGACTCTTTCGTGATCCAGcattttgctgataag gtagaaTATCAGTGTAAAGGTTTTTTGGAGAAGAACAGAGACACACTGTATGAAGAGCTGGTGGAAATCATGCGCACTAGTCAG aatgctctcttggcagatttttttaaagaggaGGAACCAAATTCTAGCCATAAAAATATCAAGGTGACACCGGCACATCCCAGAGTCAAAGCTTCAAACAAGCAGCTGAGAACCACTGTAGGAGACAAG TTTCGAAGTTCCTTGTACCTGTTAATGGAAACGCTGAATGCTACAACACCTCATTATGTGCGCTGCATTAAACCCAATGAGGAGAAACTGCCGTTTGA gtACGACTCAAAGCGTGTGGTGCAGCAGCTGAGGGCCTGTGGTGTGCTGGAGACCATCCGTATCAGTGCCCAGAGTTACCCGTCCAG ATGGACGTACATAGAGTTTTTCAGCCGTTACAGTATATTGATGAGCCAGACGGAGCTGAAGCTGGGAGAGAAGAAGCAGACGTGCAAGACGGTTCTGCAGAGACTCATTCCT GATTCCAACCAGTACAAGTTCGGTCGGAGTAAGATCTTCTTCCGGGCGGGACAGGTGGCGTACCTGGAGAAGCTGCGTTTGGATCATCTTCGTGCGGCGTGCGTGACCATCCAGAAGCACGTGAGGGGCTGGAGGCAGAGACACAGGTTCCTGCACATGAGACAAGCTGCCATCACTATCCAACAGTACGTGCGCGGAAAGAAACAGATCAG ACGCTGTATAACAGCTCTGGCGCTGAAGCAGGCCTGGGCCGCTGTGATCATCCAGAGACACTGTCGTGGGTATCTGGTCCGGAGGATTTACCATCTCGTCCTGAGGGCTGCAGTCATCATACAGGCCTACACCAGAGGATGGACGGCCCGCAAGCGCTACCGAAAG ATGGTGGCAGAACACAAGGCTCTGGTTCTGCAGAAATACGCTCGAGCTTGGCTGGTGCGCCGGCGCTTTCAAACCATGCGGCGGCTGGTCATCAACGTGCAGCTCTCGTACCGAGTCCAGCAGCTGCGCAAGAAAATAGAAGAGCAG AATAAAGAGAACCTAGGCCTTATGGAAAAACTCACCAGTTTGTCTAATGCACGTGCTCAAGGACTAGAAAAGATCCAGGCTCTGGAGGCGGAGCTTGGAAAGCTAACCAATGAGATGGCAGCTTTAGAAGCGAGCGCGAGAACGAAGTCTGAAGAGGCCGATCAG ACAATCGCTCTGCTTCAGAGTGACAGAGAGAAACTCACCGAGGCGAATAAGGCTTTGGAGCAGACACTGAAAGAGACGACCCTGCAGATGCAAG ATCAATTTGAGGATGTAAAGAGAAAACTGATGGAGGATTTAGAAAGAGAGGAGAGATTCAGAAA GGTGGCGGAGCACAACAGTGAACTCCAGAAGGAAGACTCGGATAAAGAGATCGTCGTACTGAAAGAGGAAAGCCGTAGACTGAGAGAGGAGCGCATCAGGCTCCAGACGCAAGTGGAGGAGGACCAGAAGATCAATGCAGAACTGCAGGAACAAGTGCTGCAGCTCACCAAACACGTGAAG gTCATACCAGATTTACGGAAAGAAATCAACAGCCTGCAGATGCAGCGAGCTGAAGCTGATAAAACCGTGAGAGCTCAGAATCTACAAGCCAGAG CTAAGATGAGTTTGATCACCAGACAGCTGCTCGGTGAAGCTAAAGAGGAAATTCTCATCCAGAG ACTTAATGAAGAAGCCTTAGATAAAGGTGATGGAGCTGATCTTCTCGCTGCTTTTGACGCCATGGAGAAAGCTGCTAA GGTGATGGAAACTCAGCAGCGGGAGCAAAAGGACACTTATAAGAGTCAGCTGGAAGCTCTGGTCTTCAAAAAcgaacatttaaacaaagagAACGAGCAGCTTCAAGCTCTCTTTCAGGAGAAGAGCAACGTCAACCAAAGCATCGGACAGGAAGTGGCCCGTCTCTCTGCTGAGAACATG GTGATTCCAGAACTGAAGCAGCAGGTGTCAGAATTGAACCGCCACAAACAAGAGCTTGAGACACAGTTACAAGAGCAGAGCTCTGAGATGAGCG CAAAAATAAAGGAGTTATCAAACGAGCTTCAGCTCGCTGTTGAAGAGCAGCAATCACAGCGCAG GCACCTAGAGGAGGAGATTACAGAGAgcgagaggagaagagaagagatggaGAGACAGGTGGCTGACCTCCAGGAGGAGAACCAGCAGCTGCAGAAAGCCCAGCTCTCAGAGAGCGAAGCCAAGAACAAACTCAGACAGGACACATCACGCCTCACAGCTGAgaatatg GACTTTGAGGAGCAGCTGGACATGAAGGACAGACTGATAAAACGACTCCAAGACCAAATCAAAGCTCTTCAAACACATGCGACAG ccaatcagaaagcaGCACCGGCTGTGCCCAAAGAGTACTTGGGCATGTTGGAGTACAAGAAGGAGGACGAAGGCAGGCTGATCCGGACGCTTATACTGG AGCTGAAACCTCGCGGTGTGGGAGTGCTAATGATCCCTGGTCTGGCTGCACATCTCCTCTTCATGTGTGTGAGACACGGCGATTACCTCAACGATGGAAACAAACTCAAGTCCCTCATGAACGGCATCATCTCAGCCATCAAAGAGGTCATCACG AACCACCAGGAGAGTTTTGAAGTTCTGTCCTTCTGGCTCTCAAACACATATCACTTCCTCAACTGTCTCAAACAGTACAGCGGAGACGAG GAGTTCATGAAGCACAACACTCCTCGTCAGAACAAGAACTGCTTGAGGAACTTCGACCTGTCAGAGCACCGGCAGATTCTCAGCGACCTCGCCATCAACATCTACCATCAGTTCATCAGCGTGATGGAGGACGCGCTCTTTCCCATGATCA TCCCTGGGATGTTGGAGCACGAGAGTCTTCAGGGAATCTCCAGCATGAAGCCCACCGGTTTCCGCAAGCGCTCGAACAGCGTGTATGAGGACGGCGGGGACCACGGCGGGTCGGAGCCGTTCAGCGTCACAGACATCCTGCAGAAGCTCGACGCGTTCCACACCAGCATGGTGCAGCATGGCATGGAGCCGCAGCTGCAGGGTCAGGTCATAAGACAGCTGTTCTTCCTCATCGGAGCCACATCGGTGAACAGCATTCTGCTCCGCAAGGACCTGTGCTCCTGCCGCAAGGGCATGCAGATCAG GTGTAACATCAGTTATCTAGAGGAGTGGCTGCGAGAGAAGGATCTGCAGAGCAGCTGCGCCATGGAAACGCTGGGGTCGCTCTCTCAGGTCGCCTGGCTTCTTCAAGTCAGCAAGACCACAGATGAAGACGCAGCCGAGATCAAGCAGAGATGCTCTGAGCTCTCTCCTGTGCAG ATTGTGAAAATCCTTAACTCCTACACACCCATTGATGATTTCGAAAAGCGCGTCACTCCGTCGTTTGTCCGCAAAGTGCAG GCGTTGCTGCAGGAGCGCGAGGGGTCGTCTCAGCTGATGATGGATTCACAGTATCGCTTCCAGGTCACCTTTCCCTTCTGCTCCTCAGCACAAGCACTAGAACTCCTACAGGTGCCCAGCAACCTCCGTCTGGGCTTCGTCACTCGCATTTGA